The sequence GGTCCTTCCGATCTCGATGCGCGGAGACGATGTTACTGCGCAAGCGCAGACCGGAACAGGAAAGACTGCCGCATTTTTGATCACCATTTTTTCTCACATCATCCGCAATCCCATTAAAGATCAAAAGAGAGGAACACCCCGCGCATTGATTCTGGCGCCGACACGCGAATTAGTAATGCAGATCGAAAAAGATGCCCAACTGCTTGGCAAGTTTGCGCCGTGTGCAGTTCTTTCACTCGTTGGGGGAATTGATTACAACAAACAGATGCAGAATTTGAAAAACGAAACAGTAGACATCGTGGTTGCAACGCCGGGGCGTCTCATCGATTTTAAAAAACAGAAATATGTCGATTTGGGAAAGACGGAAATTCTCATTATCGATGAAGCGGACAGAATGTTGGATATGGGATTCATACCTGCCGTGCGAAGTATTGTTTTGAGCACACCGCAAAAATCCGAACGTCAAACAATGTTCTTTACTGCAACAATGAATTCCGAAGTAAAGCGGCTTGCAGAATCATGGACCCGTCAGGCGATTGAAGTAACAGTCACTCCGGATACGATGGCTGTCTCTGCTATTGAACAGATCACCTACATCACCACGAAAGACGAAAAATTTCCTCTGCTGTATAATCTAATGCAGCAGAAACAATTGGAACGGGTGTTAATCTTTGTAAACAGACGCGACGTGGGACGGGATTTAAAAGAAAAATTAGAGACGTACGGTATTCCCTGCACGCTTCTTTCAGGCGATGTCGATCAACGGCAGCGGATTAAACGTCTTGAAAATTTCCGCGAAGGAAAAGTACGTGTGTTGGTAGCAACCGATGTTGCTTCACGCGGGCTGCATGTGGATGCGATTTCACATGTGATCAATTATAATCTTCCACAGGATGCCGAAGAGTTTGTTCATCGTATCGGTCGTACGGGACGCGCAGGAGCTACCGGTATTGCGATCAGTTTTGCGGATGAGGAGGATTCATACGAAATTCCAAAACTGGAAGAATATATGAAGCGGAAAATCGAATGCATCTATCCTGATGAAACATTATTGACTCCTGTAACGGAAATATTTCCTCGCAAAGAAATGAAGCGAGAGCGACCCGCACCGCGTCGCGATGGGAATAGAGGGAAGCGAACCGGAAGTTCCCGAAGGCCGCCGAGAAAAACCTCGTAAAAATAAATATTGGCAATAAAACATGTTAACGCGGGCGCTAGTCCGCGTTTTGCATTTTACAATGATTGAGCTTACCTCAAGAATCAATTCTTTTTCCCGGCATAAATCCACTTCACTGAGTAGATTCCTTTGTCGGCACGGACGGCAGTCCGTGCCAAAGCCCTTTTTGAAAGTTTGTCGGTGCGGACGCCAGTCCGCACCAAAGCATTTTTTTTGCAAATAATAACTTATGAGAACGATCTTCCGTTAAAAAACTCGGCGAATAAGTGCGACCGTTCCGAAAAGATCTATTATTTTTGTTTCTTTGAAGTAAACTGTCGGCACGGATGCCAGTCCGCGCCCAAGACTTTTTTTGAAAGTTTGTCGGTGCGGACACAAGTCCTCACCAAAGCATTTTTTTTTGAAGTAAGCTGTGGCATGGACGCTAGTCCGTGCAAAAGATTTTAGAATTGATTGAATTTTATGGAACGGTCTGGCGGCAATAAAATGAAGTATAAATCGAAAAAACAATATCGGCTCCCGTATTATAATTACGCAAGTTCAGGATATTATTTTGTAACGTTAGTTGCCAAAAATCGCCATAAATATTTTAGTACAATAAATGATGGCAATGTAGTTCTTACTGATATTGGGGAAATAATTAAACAATCATGGCTATACATTCCAATTAGTTCACCATTTGTAATGTTAGATGAATATGTCATAATGCCTAATCACGTACATGGCATTTTATTGATTGATAATCCGAATGAGGGTTTGGAATTGAAGGAGAAAAAATTTGAGATAAGAAAAAAATCCCTTTCGATTGTTATGAGAACATTTAAAGCTTCAGTAACCGCTCGAGCGAGAAAAGAACATCCTGACATCAAACTATGGCAATCAAGATTTTATGACAGTATAATTCGGAATGAGACGCACCTTCAAAATGTTAGAAAATATATCGAGAACAATCCGTTACAATGGGAAGAAAATAGTAAGAATCCGATGAGTATTATGATGTGAATATTATTTCCGGAACAGTCTTCTACCAAAAAGTGTGGCGGAAGTCCGTGCTTAAGTTTTATTTAAATTCATTTTAAAACTCCAGCTTTACTCCAATCGTTGGAAGCATCCCCAGTCCATTAGTCAGCACTTTGCCGCTTGTTTCACGAAACTCCTCGCTGTTAGGATTCTGCTGATTATACAAATTTAAGATATCCAGAAACGCGACAATCGCCAAGCCGCCAACAACAGGAACCGATCCAAACTGTTTTCGATAATCGATTCGAATATTCAATGTATGAAAATCGCTATACCGCAAATTGTTATTACCGGTAATCTCTTTTGAATAACGGAAATAGATAGA is a genomic window of Bacteroidota bacterium containing:
- a CDS encoding DEAD/DEAH box helicase, with the translated sequence MKTFFGAKPKTVLPPKSIPQKETPKQHQHQHKKFPNEKPSGTHHPRDQRKRETREEYRLRHEKQDREQQNTQVLTVAKEKPKVFIPSEPWDPSAFKVPVVDGKTRFQDFDLPQEILHAIADLNFQYCTQVQEQVLPISMRGDDVTAQAQTGTGKTAAFLITIFSHIIRNPIKDQKRGTPRALILAPTRELVMQIEKDAQLLGKFAPCAVLSLVGGIDYNKQMQNLKNETVDIVVATPGRLIDFKKQKYVDLGKTEILIIDEADRMLDMGFIPAVRSIVLSTPQKSERQTMFFTATMNSEVKRLAESWTRQAIEVTVTPDTMAVSAIEQITYITTKDEKFPLLYNLMQQKQLERVLIFVNRRDVGRDLKEKLETYGIPCTLLSGDVDQRQRIKRLENFREGKVRVLVATDVASRGLHVDAISHVINYNLPQDAEEFVHRIGRTGRAGATGIAISFADEEDSYEIPKLEEYMKRKIECIYPDETLLTPVTEIFPRKEMKRERPAPRRDGNRGKRTGSSRRPPRKTS
- a CDS encoding transposase, which encodes MKYKSKKQYRLPYYNYASSGYYFVTLVAKNRHKYFSTINDGNVVLTDIGEIIKQSWLYIPISSPFVMLDEYVIMPNHVHGILLIDNPNEGLELKEKKFEIRKKSLSIVMRTFKASVTARARKEHPDIKLWQSRFYDSIIRNETHLQNVRKYIENNPLQWEENSKNPMSIMM